A genomic stretch from Methanomassiliicoccales archaeon includes:
- a CDS encoding 2,3-bisphosphoglycerate-independent phosphoglycerate mutase, whose protein sequence is MHPQRKILIVVIDGMGDRAVRELDWKTPLQCAKRPNLNWYAENGVNGLMDVIAPGIRPGSDTSHLAILGYDPYEVYTGRGPFEAAGIGLMGQKGDVAFRCNFATIDERGNIIDRRAGRIKRPETTELVSSLSNLKIGDVEIIVKEATEHRAVLLLRGEGLSPFVTDVDPHESSTIQKCKPLVPEATKTAEIVNTFVEESRRILSTHPINLRRKKEGKPEANVILPRGAGTFPEIQPLEEKYGLSAACVAGVSLVKGICRICGMEVANVPGATGGIDTDMIAKAERVVQLLESKDLVLLNVKATDIASHDGDPRKKIEVIERVDSMIGYLRTSIPSETVVAILADHCSPIEVRDHSGDPVPVTIYCESGIRDAVEQFDEPSFLRGGLGRIRGKDLMPILLDKANRSKKFGA, encoded by the coding sequence ATGCATCCTCAGAGGAAGATTCTCATTGTGGTTATTGATGGCATGGGTGACAGGGCGGTCAGAGAACTCGATTGGAAAACGCCTTTGCAATGCGCGAAGCGGCCGAATCTGAATTGGTATGCTGAAAACGGTGTAAATGGTCTCATGGACGTCATCGCTCCAGGTATCAGGCCAGGTAGTGATACATCCCATTTAGCAATACTCGGATACGATCCGTATGAGGTTTACACGGGAAGAGGTCCCTTCGAAGCTGCAGGAATCGGACTGATGGGACAAAAAGGGGATGTTGCATTCCGCTGCAACTTTGCCACGATTGATGAACGGGGGAACATCATCGATAGGCGGGCGGGAAGGATTAAGCGGCCAGAAACGACAGAACTGGTCTCCTCTCTCTCAAATCTAAAAATCGGGGATGTCGAAATCATTGTCAAGGAGGCGACGGAGCACAGGGCCGTCTTGCTCTTGAGGGGAGAAGGGCTATCGCCATTTGTAACAGATGTGGATCCGCACGAAAGCTCAACGATTCAAAAATGTAAGCCGCTCGTTCCAGAGGCGACAAAAACCGCAGAGATCGTGAATACATTTGTTGAAGAATCTCGCAGGATACTGAGCACTCATCCTATCAATTTGAGGAGGAAAAAAGAAGGAAAACCTGAAGCCAACGTTATTTTGCCTCGAGGAGCCGGTACTTTCCCTGAGATTCAACCGCTGGAGGAGAAATATGGACTTTCAGCAGCCTGTGTTGCGGGGGTTTCACTCGTAAAGGGGATATGCAGGATCTGCGGCATGGAAGTGGCGAATGTTCCCGGTGCCACAGGGGGAATTGATACGGACATGATAGCAAAGGCTGAGCGCGTTGTCCAGCTCCTTGAATCAAAGGACCTCGTACTTCTCAACGTTAAGGCGACTGATATCGCTTCCCACGATGGAGATCCCCGTAAAAAAATCGAAGTAATCGAGCGAGTTGACTCAATGATTGGTTATCTGAGGACATCGATTCCATCGGAAACTGTGGTTGCGATCCTTGCGGATCATTGCTCTCCTATTGAAGTTAGAGATCACAGCGGAGATCCAGTTCCTGTGACGATCTATTGTGAATCGGGAATCAGAGATGCTGTTGAGCAGTTCGACGAACCCTCCTTCCTTAGGGGAGGATTGGGGAGGATCCGTGGAAAAGATCTGATGCCGATTCTTCTTGACAAGGCTAATCGATCGAAGAAGTTCGGCGCATGA
- a CDS encoding formylmethanofuran dehydrogenase subunit E family protein — protein sequence MIELPEDLQILKRFHGHLGPYVVVGYKMGKIGRQKINGKVSAIVRTGTRRPLSCIIDGIQFSSSCTLGKGNISIVDDGKACATFTGSGLIIDVMLRDEIKKLIDSTMSSDTEEKIALDLFHKDDDELFIVREIESTTSG from the coding sequence ATGATTGAACTTCCAGAGGATCTGCAGATTCTAAAAAGATTTCACGGACATCTGGGGCCTTACGTTGTAGTAGGATACAAAATGGGTAAGATCGGTCGGCAGAAGATTAATGGTAAGGTATCTGCTATCGTCCGTACTGGCACCAGAAGACCTCTCTCATGTATTATTGATGGAATCCAATTCTCATCGTCATGCACCCTTGGCAAAGGAAATATTTCGATTGTCGATGACGGAAAAGCATGTGCCACATTTACGGGATCTGGACTGATCATCGATGTCATGCTACGCGACGAGATCAAGAAGCTAATCGATTCTACAATGTCGTCAGACACGGAAGAGAAAATTGCCCTTGATCTTTTCCACAAAGATGATGATGAATTATTTATCGTTAGAGAAATCGAATCAACCACATCTGGGTGA
- the psmB gene encoding archaeal proteasome endopeptidase complex subunit beta — protein sequence MENEQLKKGTTTIGIVNAEGVVLASEHRATMGNMIAHKEVQKVFKIDDNLGLTVAGLVGDAQLLARFLRAEVELYKLKRGVPISVKSAATLLSNILRSGGGIAGYYYVGLIVGGVDRTGGHVFGIDAAGGSIRDDYVSVGSGSPFAYGVLEDYYRKNLSMTESIDLVIRALNAAMKRDSASGDGMTIVTIGKEGYKEVPAEEVKNRMKRMGIEA from the coding sequence ATGGAAAATGAACAACTTAAGAAAGGTACAACAACCATTGGAATCGTTAACGCCGAAGGAGTCGTATTGGCATCTGAACACAGAGCGACAATGGGCAACATGATCGCTCACAAAGAAGTTCAAAAGGTTTTCAAGATTGATGATAATTTGGGTTTAACAGTCGCTGGTCTTGTCGGTGATGCTCAGCTACTAGCAAGATTTCTCCGTGCAGAGGTTGAACTCTATAAGCTGAAGAGGGGGGTTCCCATATCAGTGAAGTCCGCTGCGACGCTTCTTTCAAACATTCTGAGGAGTGGAGGAGGTATCGCTGGCTATTATTATGTGGGCTTAATTGTTGGCGGCGTCGATAGGACTGGTGGGCATGTATTCGGGATCGACGCTGCGGGCGGTTCGATCAGAGATGATTATGTCTCTGTTGGATCGGGATCTCCTTTTGCCTATGGCGTTCTCGAGGATTACTATCGAAAAAACCTTTCGATGACTGAGTCGATTGATCTCGTCATCAGAGCACTCAATGCAGCGATGAAGCGTGACTCGGCTAGTGGCGATGGTATGACGATCGTGACGATCGGAAAGGAAGGATACAAAGAAGTGCCCGCCGAGGAAGTGAAGAACCGGATGAAACGGATGGGCATCGAGGCCTGA
- a CDS encoding beta-CASP ribonuclease aCPSF1 encodes MSMDRILEEIREQVRKIVPPEINITSIDFEGPVVVVYTRDMEAFASNNEIVKQLAQALRRRVAIRPDPTMLADPESVEQRIRQIIPPEAQVTDIYFEHDTGEVTIEAGAPGLVIGKHGALLNEIKKEVGWAPKVVRAPPIPSKTVSEIRYYLRHIHDQRKEFLKKVGRRLMRTRLEGDTWIRITALGGFREVGRSAILLSTKESKILIDCGVDVSDPNNGSPYFNVPEIQPLESIDCVVITHAHLDHCGLLPALYKYGYDGPVYCTPPTRDLMSLLQLDYIKVSFGEGKKSPYDSSHIRDVVAHCIPLKYGETTDIAPDVRLTFQNAGHILGSAVSHFHIGDGLYNIAFTGDMKFERTWLFNATVNKFPRLETLVIESTYGGHHDMQPSRAEAANQLKGIVERTLSKGGKVLIPVFAVGRSQEVMLVLEELMRTSKVPTVPVYLDGMIWEATAIHTAYPEYLNSQLRTQIFQMGQNPFLSDIFKRVDSNEMREKISHDPDPCIVLATGGMMNGGPVIEYFKAWADDPRSSLVFVGYQAEGTLGRKIQKGWTDLTLTERGKPINLQLKMAVETVDGFSGHSDRRQLINYISSLEPKPERIIICHGEEHKCIDLASALYKKFNVETRAPMNLETVRLK; translated from the coding sequence ATGAGCATGGATAGGATACTTGAGGAAATAAGAGAGCAGGTCAGGAAAATTGTTCCTCCAGAGATCAACATCACCTCCATCGACTTTGAGGGGCCAGTTGTCGTTGTTTACACGAGAGACATGGAGGCTTTTGCCTCGAATAATGAAATAGTGAAACAACTCGCTCAAGCGTTGCGTAGACGGGTTGCCATTAGACCGGATCCAACGATGCTGGCCGATCCCGAGAGCGTGGAGCAAAGAATTCGACAGATCATCCCTCCGGAAGCTCAAGTTACTGATATCTATTTTGAGCATGATACTGGCGAAGTCACCATCGAAGCGGGTGCGCCAGGTCTCGTTATTGGAAAACATGGTGCATTACTTAACGAAATAAAGAAAGAAGTTGGTTGGGCGCCGAAGGTTGTTAGAGCTCCACCGATTCCCTCGAAGACTGTCTCTGAAATCCGATATTACCTTCGTCATATCCACGATCAGCGAAAGGAATTTCTCAAGAAAGTTGGAAGACGGCTGATGAGGACTCGTTTGGAAGGGGATACATGGATCCGAATTACGGCGCTAGGAGGATTCAGGGAAGTCGGAAGGAGTGCCATTCTTCTTTCAACGAAGGAAAGTAAGATTCTCATCGATTGCGGTGTCGATGTCTCCGATCCGAACAACGGTTCTCCATACTTTAACGTGCCAGAAATTCAGCCACTGGAATCAATTGATTGCGTAGTGATCACGCACGCCCACCTTGATCACTGTGGCTTGCTTCCAGCACTCTATAAGTATGGCTACGACGGACCGGTCTATTGCACCCCACCAACACGGGATTTAATGTCGCTTCTGCAACTCGACTATATCAAAGTCTCGTTTGGGGAAGGGAAAAAGAGTCCTTATGATTCCTCTCACATCCGGGATGTCGTTGCACACTGCATTCCTTTAAAATACGGTGAAACAACTGATATCGCGCCGGATGTAAGATTAACATTCCAAAACGCTGGGCATATTCTTGGTTCTGCGGTTTCACATTTCCACATTGGTGATGGATTGTACAACATTGCCTTCACTGGCGATATGAAGTTTGAACGTACATGGCTGTTCAACGCAACCGTAAACAAATTTCCTAGACTCGAAACGCTGGTCATCGAATCGACATACGGAGGCCACCATGATATGCAGCCGTCTAGAGCAGAGGCGGCAAATCAGCTGAAAGGGATTGTCGAGCGCACATTGTCTAAAGGCGGTAAAGTTCTCATTCCAGTATTCGCTGTCGGTCGTTCTCAGGAAGTCATGCTCGTATTGGAAGAACTGATGAGAACTTCAAAGGTGCCAACTGTACCGGTCTATCTCGATGGAATGATATGGGAAGCGACCGCCATACACACAGCATATCCCGAATACCTCAACAGCCAGCTACGTACGCAGATATTCCAAATGGGTCAGAATCCATTTCTTTCAGACATTTTCAAGCGGGTTGATAGCAATGAGATGCGAGAAAAGATCAGTCATGATCCAGATCCCTGTATTGTGCTCGCGACGGGAGGTATGATGAACGGTGGCCCGGTCATCGAGTATTTCAAGGCATGGGCTGATGACCCAAGAAGTTCATTAGTCTTTGTAGGTTATCAAGCAGAGGGTACCCTGGGAAGGAAGATTCAAAAAGGATGGACAGACCTAACTTTAACGGAAAGAGGAAAGCCGATCAATCTCCAACTGAAGATGGCCGTTGAAACGGTTGATGGCTTTTCTGGGCACTCTGATCGAAGACAGCTGATTAACTACATCTCCTCGCTAGAACCCAAGCCTGAAAGAATCATCATCTGCCATGGCGAAGAACACAAATGTATTGATCTAGCTAGTGCATTATATAAGAAGTTCAATGTCGAGACGAGAGCTCCGATGAATCTGGAAACAGTCAGGTTGAAATGA
- a CDS encoding U32 family peptidase has translation MVELVAPAGSKDALKAAILGGADAVYLGGKRFGARRLAENFTPGELKAAVRIAHDHDVKVFATVNTLVKEKELSAALSHVDFLVSIDIDAIIVQDRGLLKLINDNFSIPIHASTQMGIHSPECAAWAEANGIKRAILARELTFSELKKLRKETDIELEIFVHGALCYSYSGQCLFSSLLGGRSGNRGMCAQPCRKLYKFGNKESYMLSTADLCAIDNLPRLVKIGIDAFKIEGRMRSPIYVYLASRIYSNAIARVKKGEEEIITVRERELLETVFNRGFTSGYLDKEQIMQREFPESRGLPLGTGTVRGGALRIKSKSIRNGDGITLYRDGEKIGGFEVEVIRKNDSEHILIPPFSLQDGKYFVYKTKDWEFLKIQEMIDAFPFRTTKAEERITKLELPSKKRQKSECELSFYISSIKSLQKILPYATRIYFEWNKQFDEAKRLCENQGIEIVLMMPRISTKVPETHEESLMVCTLGQIQKYSDRKLYGHYSLNFFNSLTIPKLYQYTLSVELNRDEMKEITEHYNGRLEILAFGKIELMVTKDPTIPEGILIDERGKKFEVYRDNHGLVHILNSADLLLLDHLDEISEMGINSIGIDLRRRDAELCELVAKAFYEKKVELKGEIKKRCKSITHGHYLRGVL, from the coding sequence GTGGTCGAGCTCGTAGCACCTGCCGGTTCAAAGGATGCACTTAAGGCAGCAATCCTCGGAGGTGCGGATGCAGTCTATCTCGGCGGAAAGCGATTTGGTGCTAGGAGATTGGCAGAAAACTTCACTCCTGGAGAACTGAAAGCTGCGGTCCGAATTGCCCATGACCATGATGTTAAGGTCTTTGCGACTGTGAATACCCTGGTCAAAGAGAAAGAGCTCTCAGCTGCCCTTTCCCATGTTGACTTTCTCGTGTCTATCGACATTGACGCAATTATCGTCCAAGATAGGGGACTTCTGAAGCTGATTAACGATAATTTTTCGATACCTATCCACGCCTCAACACAGATGGGGATTCATTCGCCTGAATGTGCTGCTTGGGCCGAAGCCAACGGAATTAAGAGAGCGATTTTGGCTAGAGAATTGACATTCTCTGAACTGAAGAAACTGAGGAAAGAAACGGACATCGAGCTTGAGATTTTTGTGCATGGCGCTTTGTGTTATTCGTATTCGGGTCAATGCTTGTTTTCCAGTTTACTTGGTGGGCGGAGCGGTAACAGGGGCATGTGCGCGCAACCCTGCCGAAAATTGTACAAATTTGGCAACAAGGAGAGTTATATGTTAAGTACCGCAGACCTGTGCGCGATCGACAATTTGCCACGTTTGGTGAAAATCGGAATCGATGCTTTCAAAATCGAGGGTAGGATGAGAAGTCCAATTTATGTTTATCTCGCATCAAGAATTTACTCAAACGCAATCGCCCGGGTGAAAAAAGGAGAAGAAGAGATCATTACAGTAAGGGAAAGAGAACTACTTGAAACGGTTTTCAATCGAGGGTTCACCTCTGGGTACCTCGATAAAGAACAAATCATGCAGAGAGAATTCCCTGAGTCGCGGGGTTTACCGCTTGGCACAGGCACGGTAAGAGGAGGCGCCCTCCGAATCAAATCTAAATCGATTCGGAATGGTGACGGCATCACCTTATACAGGGACGGAGAGAAAATCGGTGGTTTCGAGGTAGAGGTGATCAGGAAAAATGATAGTGAACACATCCTAATCCCGCCATTCAGTCTTCAAGATGGGAAGTATTTTGTGTATAAAACAAAAGACTGGGAATTTTTAAAAATTCAGGAAATGATAGATGCGTTCCCGTTCCGAACGACAAAAGCGGAAGAAAGAATTACGAAGCTAGAATTACCTTCCAAAAAGAGACAAAAGTCTGAGTGTGAATTATCGTTTTACATTTCATCCATTAAATCTCTCCAGAAGATACTTCCATATGCAACGAGGATTTATTTTGAATGGAATAAACAATTCGATGAAGCGAAGCGACTTTGCGAAAATCAAGGGATTGAAATCGTTTTGATGATGCCGAGAATTTCAACAAAAGTGCCAGAAACACACGAGGAATCTCTGATGGTGTGCACATTGGGTCAGATCCAGAAGTACTCAGATAGAAAGCTCTATGGTCATTATTCCCTGAATTTCTTTAACAGCCTAACGATTCCAAAATTGTATCAATACACGCTCTCCGTTGAGCTCAATAGGGACGAGATGAAGGAAATTACAGAACATTATAATGGAAGACTTGAGATTCTTGCATTCGGAAAAATCGAACTTATGGTGACGAAAGATCCCACAATTCCTGAGGGAATACTAATCGACGAGCGAGGGAAGAAATTTGAAGTCTACCGGGACAATCACGGTCTTGTGCACATTCTCAATTCGGCTGACCTATTGCTTCTAGATCACCTGGATGAAATTTCAGAAATGGGAATCAACTCGATCGGAATTGATCTGAGAAGGAGAGATGCTGAACTTTGTGAACTTGTCGCCAAAGCGTTCTACGAAAAAAAAGTGGAATTAAAAGGCGAGATCAAAAAGAGATGCAAATCGATCACTCATGGTCATTACTTGAGGGGTGTTTTATAA
- a CDS encoding type II/IV secretion system ATPase subunit, producing the protein MAKVVIRTPISSQPMNTDQRSIAKKGFDKLVAERSTHRPHYSGCWLVKNIPRNAKKIEEYDIKDAHVQIFYLNEGIEYLYHIAPWEYELSNELTRIVRKTIEHLGQNPPREFSLSFDELSSYVQSTSLQLITSLTNNKIALVRREYGVANEQLQERLARIVARYTVGLGILETMLSDDHIEDIYIDAPAPENPIYVTLNGISGSNSIVRCATNVVATNSEIEGLVSRFRQYSRRPFSEAFPVMEIDVASFDTRATVIGPPLSPMGTAIALRRHSRFPWTLLKLAFNETIDCFIAALISFLIDGRATILICGPRGAGKSALLGATLFEFPRTQRILAIEDTSELPIRKLQQLGYKIQSILVENEIGVEREEKTDEALRVSLRLGESAIVLGEVRGKEAITLYESMRTGKAGSSVLGTIHGDSARSVYERVVHDMGIPKEAFGATDIVITLGLYRPHGSPKQMRKIIELTELKKDSNPGEFRPLVEFDHHTGKFNLHSIKDSGIIERIAKSWNLNCEEAWMNILTRAKMREVLLAIAQKGRKECLEPEWIAKTNEFLWQRMDVGKVDHELILNEFESWVQRRLGLGEFA; encoded by the coding sequence ATGGCGAAAGTCGTAATTAGAACTCCCATTTCAAGCCAACCAATGAATACTGATCAACGAAGTATTGCAAAGAAGGGATTCGATAAACTCGTCGCTGAAAGAAGCACTCACAGGCCACATTATTCTGGATGTTGGCTGGTCAAGAATATTCCTCGGAACGCTAAAAAGATTGAAGAATACGACATCAAAGATGCACATGTCCAGATTTTCTATTTAAATGAAGGGATCGAATACCTTTATCATATTGCGCCGTGGGAATATGAGCTTTCGAACGAATTAACGCGAATTGTTCGAAAGACGATCGAGCACTTAGGACAAAATCCGCCAAGAGAATTCTCCCTCTCCTTCGATGAGCTGAGTTCATATGTTCAATCAACCTCACTCCAATTGATCACATCGCTCACCAATAATAAAATTGCACTCGTACGACGTGAATATGGTGTGGCCAACGAACAATTACAAGAAAGGCTGGCGAGAATAGTAGCGAGATATACAGTAGGGCTAGGAATTCTTGAAACGATGTTATCGGACGATCACATCGAAGATATTTACATCGATGCGCCAGCCCCTGAAAATCCGATCTACGTTACCCTTAATGGGATTTCTGGGTCAAACAGCATCGTGAGATGCGCCACGAATGTTGTTGCAACCAACTCCGAAATTGAGGGGCTCGTCTCAAGATTTAGACAATATAGCAGGAGACCTTTTTCCGAGGCTTTTCCTGTCATGGAGATCGATGTCGCAAGTTTTGATACCCGTGCGACTGTGATTGGTCCCCCGTTGAGCCCCATGGGCACAGCAATAGCCTTGAGAAGACATTCTCGATTTCCATGGACGCTGCTGAAACTGGCGTTCAATGAAACCATTGATTGTTTTATCGCTGCTCTCATTTCTTTTCTGATAGATGGCCGTGCCACGATATTGATTTGCGGGCCTCGAGGAGCAGGGAAGTCCGCATTGTTGGGGGCAACGCTATTCGAATTTCCAAGAACTCAGAGGATTCTCGCGATTGAGGATACCTCAGAATTGCCAATAAGAAAGCTTCAGCAGCTCGGCTACAAGATTCAGTCAATACTTGTCGAAAACGAAATCGGTGTTGAGAGGGAAGAAAAAACAGACGAAGCGCTCCGGGTCTCGTTGAGACTCGGTGAATCCGCTATTGTTCTGGGAGAGGTGCGGGGAAAAGAGGCTATTACACTTTACGAAAGTATGCGGACTGGAAAAGCAGGATCTTCCGTGCTCGGAACGATACACGGCGATTCCGCTAGGTCTGTCTATGAGCGTGTCGTTCATGATATGGGCATTCCAAAGGAAGCGTTTGGGGCAACAGATATCGTTATCACGCTCGGTTTGTACAGACCTCATGGATCTCCGAAGCAGATGCGTAAAATCATCGAATTGACTGAACTCAAGAAGGATAGCAACCCTGGTGAATTTCGACCGCTCGTTGAATTCGATCATCACACTGGTAAATTCAACTTGCATTCCATCAAAGATTCCGGCATTATTGAGAGAATAGCAAAGTCATGGAATCTTAATTGTGAAGAGGCGTGGATGAACATTTTGACGAGAGCGAAAATGCGGGAGGTCCTTCTCGCAATTGCTCAAAAAGGACGAAAGGAATGCCTCGAACCCGAGTGGATTGCGAAAACTAATGAATTTCTTTGGCAACGGATGGATGTGGGGAAGGTCGATCACGAACTAATTCTAAATGAATTTGAAAGCTGGGTTCAGAGGAGGTTGGGACTTGGTGAATTCGCTTGA
- a CDS encoding DUF2085 domain-containing protein gives MNFRYLSARKIETAVFILFSIWFLVILTSPFLVPSDTVNDLSGFVGQIDNAEIVERMNPLPRIIYTIGDIYCHQKSDRSYFINGNQMPFCARDFGIFAGLTLGMLIALLAPKIRINAITFVLMFIPLVIDGALQLLTSYESTNPLRLFTGILAGIAVAMLLSSLIREIFADQRKNEIKLNENP, from the coding sequence ATGAATTTCAGATATCTAAGCGCAAGAAAAATCGAAACTGCCGTTTTTATTCTATTCTCAATTTGGTTTCTTGTCATCCTTACCTCGCCGTTTCTCGTGCCAAGCGACACCGTGAATGATTTGAGCGGATTTGTCGGCCAGATCGATAATGCCGAGATCGTTGAAAGGATGAATCCTCTTCCGCGGATCATATACACAATTGGTGATATCTACTGCCATCAGAAATCTGATCGATCGTATTTCATAAATGGAAATCAAATGCCCTTTTGCGCAAGAGACTTTGGGATTTTTGCGGGTCTCACGCTCGGGATGCTTATTGCCTTATTGGCTCCGAAAATAAGGATTAATGCTATCACTTTCGTCTTGATGTTCATTCCGCTTGTGATAGATGGTGCGCTGCAGCTCCTCACATCCTATGAATCGACGAACCCGCTGAGGCTATTCACAGGGATTTTAGCAGGAATTGCTGTCGCCATGCTTTTATCATCATTAATACGAGAAATATTTGCCGATCAAAGAAAAAATGAAATCAAATTGAATGAGAATCCGTAA